The following are encoded in a window of Harmonia axyridis chromosome 7, icHarAxyr1.1, whole genome shotgun sequence genomic DNA:
- the LOC123684290 gene encoding ATP-binding cassette sub-family G member 1-like — protein sequence MLEEVTEAAPLKMRKIAKCAPIDVEFQDLTYAVRDARENGGWRKLLKGVNGIFRSGELTAILGPSGAGKSTLLNILAGYVSAGVKGTIKMNDRPRDMKIFNKLSSYIMQDDIIQPRLSVKESMLIAANLKLGPRISLEEKLSTVEEICKLLGLERCLETRTEYLSGGQKKRLAVGLELVNNPPVIFLDEPTTGLDNFAIKKCMDLLYDISKEGRTVICTIHQPPTSLFQSFDQVYILANGCCVYNGSPNELVPFLSRAQFNCPQSHTPVEYIIDLVHEMPETITTLATHTQNGKANLKPKVSVNPEMYMHSCEIYQDTTQMGLSDMSVEYPASIWTQFVILLGRMILQLSRNKSVLYIQFFHHLASALLIGGIFYGVGNNASQIVSTFKLLLCVTVFFMYTYVMTATVIFPLEVKLMKREYFNRWYSLKAYYLAITVCGLPMLIVLGLMFSVIVYVFTDQPMEIDRFILFAVMGISVGLCSQGLGFSIGAICNILNGSVVGPLTLAPLLALAMYGMGYRNAIEPHMQIVIAMSYVRLALVGFCNSVFDNRSPLECNDEIYCHYNNPSELMRDMGLTGTTYLTQVCGVFGFMIFFRVSAYLALKYRLSSEFSTKIAYYATKIIHSKEH from the exons gtTGGAGGAAGTTACTGAAAGGTGTAAATGGAATATTTAGATCAGGAGAATTGACTGCCATTTTGGGCCCTAGTGGGGCTGGAAAAAGCACTTTACTGAATATATTAGCAGGATATGT ATCAGCTGGGGTTAAAGGAACGATAAAAATGAATGACCGACCACGTGATATGAAGATCTTCAACAAACTGTCATCCTACATTATGCAGGATGATATCATTCAACCTAGGCTGTCAGTTAAAGAATCAATGTTAATAGCTGCTAATTTGAAGCTAGGACCACGCATTAGCCTAGAAGAAAAATTGTCAACT GTAGAAGAAATATGCAAACTCTTAGGACTGGAAAGATGCTTAGAAACAAGAACCGAATACTTATCAGGGGGGCAAAAAAAGAGACTAGCAGTAGGCCTGGAACTAGTCAATAACCCACCCGTTATTTTTTTAGATGAGCCTACAAC AGGTTTGGATAATTTCGCTATTAAAAAATGCATGGATTTGTTGTATGATATAAGCAAGGAAGGAAGAACAGTTATTTGCACAATACATCAACCGCCCACTTCGTTATTCCAATCATTTGATCAG GTTTATATTCTCGCCAATGGATGTTGTGTATATAATGGAAGTCCCAATGAATTAGTACCTTTCCTTTCAAGAGCACAGTTCAATTGTCCTCAGTCACATACTCCAGTTGAATATA TCATCGACTTAGTTCACGAAATGCCTGAAACAATAACAACATTGGCAACACACACGCAAAACGGAAAGGCCAACCTAAAACCAAAAGTTTCAGTGAATCCTGAAATGTACATGCACTCATGTGAAATATATCAAGATACCACACAGATGGGCTTGTCAGATATGAGTGTCGAATATCCAGCCTCCATATGGACCCAATTCGTGATTTTGCTTGGAAGAATGATCTTGCAGCTTTCCAGAAACAAATCAGTATTGTACATACAATTTTTCCATCATCTAGCATCTGCGTTACTGATCGGAGGAATCTTCTATGGAGTTGGAAACAATGCCTCTCAGATTGTTTCTACGTTCAAGTTACTTTTATGTGTCACCGTTTTTTTCATGTACACTTACGTTATGACGGCAACTGTTATAT ttcCTCTAGAAGTGAAGTTGATGAAGAGGGAATACTTCAATAGATGGTACAGTCTGAAAGCCTACTACTTAGCGATTACAGTGTGTGGGTTACCAATGCTT ATCGTCTTAGGATTGATGTTTTCCGTGATTGTATATGTTTTTACCGACCAACCCATGGAAATTGACAGATTCATTTTATTCGCTGTGATGGGTATAAGTGTAGGACTTTGTTCGCAAGGACTTGGATTTTCTATAGGAGCCATCTGTAATATTTTG AATGGATCCGTTGTTGGACCTTTAACTCTTGCTCCTCTTCTCGCTCTTGCAATGTATGGAATGGGCTACAGGAATGCGATAGAACCTCACATGCAAATAGTGATAGCAATGTCCTATGTCAGATTGGCATTGGTGGGATTTTGTAATTCCGTTTTTGACAACAGGTCACCATTGGAATGTAATGATGAAATATACTGTCACTATAACAATCCCAGTGAACTGATGAGAGATATGGGTTTGACAGGCACTACTTACCTCACACAAGTATGTGGTGTCTTTGGTTTCATGATATTCTTCAGGGTATCTGCATATCTAGCTCTGAAGTACAGATTGTCGTCGGAATTTTCGACGAAAATAGCTTATTATGCTACCAAGATCATTCATTCGAAGGAGCATTGA